From Leptotrichia sp. HSP-536, one genomic window encodes:
- a CDS encoding replication initiation protein encodes MGNEIVKYDNDFNNQALRKFTSEELNLLMTIFHKLRDQSINILEYSFYDLKRLINLEKNMTTREFANTIMNVNKKLLALNYTYRVKNIIIQMAIFKTFRIDLDNQKLIISLNEDFRFLLNDFNREWTRFELEEFVTLKSSYTKEFYRRMKQFKKTGFWKCSIEEFRNLLDIPEKYRITDIDAWVLKPIQKELGERYNLEIIKKYGFSGGRGEAGLLDLSSDSLLREKRIL; translated from the coding sequence ATGGGAAATGAAATTGTAAAATATGATAATGATTTTAATAATCAGGCATTAAGGAAATTTACTTCTGAAGAATTAAACTTGTTAATGACAATTTTTCATAAATTAAGAGACCAAAGTATAAATATTCTTGAATATTCATTTTATGATTTAAAAAGATTGATTAATTTAGAAAAAAATATGACAACAAGAGAATTTGCAAATACAATAATGAATGTTAATAAAAAGTTGCTTGCATTAAATTACACTTATAGAGTGAAAAATATAATTATTCAAATGGCAATTTTTAAAACTTTTAGAATAGATTTAGATAATCAAAAATTAATAATTTCTTTAAATGAAGATTTTAGATTTTTACTTAACGATTTTAATAGAGAATGGACAAGATTCGAGTTAGAAGAGTTTGTAACTTTAAAATCAAGCTATACGAAAGAATTTTATCGTCGAATGAAACAGTTTAAAAAAACGGGATTTTGGAAATGCAGCATTGAAGAATTTAGAAATTTGCTTGATATTCCTGAAAAGTACAGGATTACTGATATAGATGCCTGGGTTTTAAAACCGATTCAAAAAGAATTAGGAGAAAGATATAATTTAGAAATTATTAAAAAATATGGATTTTCTGGCGGACGAGGAGAAGCAGGGTTGTTGGATTTGAGTTCAGATTCTCTCCTGAGAGAAAAGAGGATATTGTGA